From the genome of Candidatus Electrothrix communis, one region includes:
- a CDS encoding dissimilatory sulfite reductase D family protein has protein sequence MSVEEIEAAIIEKATKSPKPQLYVKDFYKCDPDSKPRAIKNIANGLVKKGELMFWSSGSTTMYARPDRIKDEEGAEGIN, from the coding sequence ATGAGTGTTGAAGAAATCGAAGCTGCTATCATCGAAAAGGCGACCAAGTCACCGAAGCCGCAGCTGTATGTCAAGGATTTTTACAAATGCGATCCTGACAGCAAACCCCGTGCAATAAAAAATATTGCTAACGGCTTGGTGAAAAAGGGAGAACTGATGTTCTGGTCCTCCGGTTCCACCACCATGTATGCACGTCCAGATCGTATTAAGGATGAAGAGGGCGCTGAAGGGATAAACTGA
- a CDS encoding isochorismatase family protein: MMNFRKSLQASQCCLYVIDPQERLMAHIHEGRRVIRNIELMIRLADALEFPVIVNTQYEKGIGPIVKELVPLLADWPCIDKTEFNGLDNAGVRCMLGKLPSTVDTLLLCGVESHICVYQTALGAMRAGYDVRVVADAVSSRTPENDAYGRERLREIGAVVAPAEMIIYELLQKAGTPAFKAMLPYLK; the protein is encoded by the coding sequence ATGATGAATTTCAGGAAAAGTTTACAGGCAAGTCAGTGTTGTCTCTATGTCATTGATCCGCAGGAACGGCTGATGGCTCATATCCATGAGGGACGACGAGTGATCAGGAATATTGAACTGATGATTCGTCTTGCCGATGCCTTGGAATTTCCCGTGATCGTCAATACGCAATATGAGAAAGGGATCGGTCCGATTGTCAAAGAGCTTGTCCCGCTGCTTGCGGATTGGCCCTGCATTGATAAAACAGAATTTAACGGGTTAGATAACGCCGGGGTGCGATGTATGCTTGGTAAGCTCCCCTCAACGGTTGATACCCTCCTGCTCTGCGGGGTGGAGAGCCATATCTGTGTGTATCAGACAGCTCTAGGAGCCATGCGGGCCGGTTATGATGTTCGGGTAGTTGCGGATGCTGTCTCTTCCCGTACCCCTGAAAATGATGCCTACGGCAGAGAGCGCCTTCGGGAAATTGGCGCGGTCGTGGCTCCGGCAGAGATGATTATTTATGAATTATTGCAAAAAGCCGGAACGCCAGCCTTTAAAGCCATGCTTCCTTATCTGAAATAA